From a single Polyodon spathula isolate WHYD16114869_AA unplaced genomic scaffold, ASM1765450v1 scaffolds_570, whole genome shotgun sequence genomic region:
- the snrnp40 gene encoding U5 small nuclear ribonucleoprotein 40 kDa protein codes for MIEQQKRKGPGPNDMALVPALKKPRSDMAAAPGQQQLMPMGPPRSSSLQAPIMLLSGHEGEVHCCKFHPNGATLASAGFDRLILMWNVYGDCDNFATLKGHSGAVMELHYNTDGSLLFSASTDKTVGVWDSETGERMKRLKGHTSFVNSCYPARRGPQVVCTGSDDGTVKLWDIRKKAAVHTFQNTYQVLSVTFNDTSDQIISGGIDNDIKVWDLRQNKLIYTMRGHADSLTGLSLSSEGSYLLSNSMDNTVRIWDVRPFAPKERCLKIFQGSIHNFEKNLLRCSWSPDGSKIAAGSADRFVYVWDTTSRRILYKLPGHAGSVNEVAFHPEEPIVLSGSSDKRLYMGEIQ; via the exons ATGATCGAGCAGCAGAAGAGGAAAGGCCCCGGGCCCAACGACATGGCCCTGGTCCCGGCCTTGAAGAAGCCGCGCAGTGACATGGCGGCGGCTCCGGGGCAGCAGCAGCTCATGCCTATG GGCCCCCCCAGGAGCTCCAGTTTGCAGGCACCCATCATGCTTCTCAGTGGACACGAGGGAGAAGTTCACTGCTGCAAGTTTCATCCCAATGGTGCTACCCTGGCATCAGCTGGATTCGACAGACTCATCC TGATGTGGAATGTTTATGGTGACTGTGATAACTTCGCCACACTCAAGGGCCACAGCGGGGCTGTCATGGAGTTGCACTACAATACAGATGGCAG CTTGCTGTTCTCAGCTTCCACAGATAAGACGGTGGGGGTGTGGGACAGCGAGACGGGCGAGAGGATGAAGAGGCTGAAGGGACACACGTCGTTCGTGAACTCCTGCTACCCGGCCAGGCGCGGCCCACAAGTCGTGTGCACAGGCAGCGACGACGGCACTGTTAAA CTTTGGGATATCCGTAAGAAAGCTGCCGTGCACACGTTCCAGAACACCTACCAGGTCCTGTCCGTCACATTCAACGACACCAGCGACCAGATCATATCTGGAGGGATTGACAATGACATCAAG GTGTGGGACCTGCGACAGAACAAGCTGATTTACACGATGCGCGGCCACGCTGACTCTCTGACCGGACTCAGCCTGAGCTCAGAGGGCTCCTACCTGCTCTCCAACTCCATGGACAACACAG tTCGTATCTGGGACGTACGCCCTTTTGCACCAAAAGAAAGGTGTCTGAAGATATTCCAAGGAAGCATTCACAACTTTGAAAAG AACCTTCTAAGATGTTCTTGGTCTCCAGATGGGAGCAAAATAGCAGCAGGGTCTGCAGACAG GTTTGTGTATGTGTGGGACACCACCTCTCGGAGGATCCTCTACAAGCTGCCCGGTCACGCCGGCTCTGTGAACGAGGTCGCCTTCCACCCTGAGGAGCCTATTG